In the genome of Populus alba chromosome 11, ASM523922v2, whole genome shotgun sequence, one region contains:
- the LOC118047419 gene encoding cytochrome P450 716B1: MDRHTELTSEGKMDTLFLVLTLLIPFFLLLTKGRRSPKRVPPGSLGIPVVGHSLHLLRAMRANTAEQWLQQRIQKYGPISKLSLFGKPTVFIHGKDANKFVFTSDSSTLSSSQPQSVKKLLGDRCLLELGGQDHKRVRDALGLFLKPESLKSYVGKMDEEVRIHIATHWEGKQEVKVLPLMKTLTFNIICALLFGIERGARREKLVDWFQEMIEGMWSIPINLPFTRYNRSLQASASIRNMMKDLIGEKRRELAKKGVNPQKDLISCMLSPRDENNREVIDENEIMDNVMLVMTAGHDTSSVLITFLVRILANDPSIYAAILKEQEQIAKSKQKGELLTWDDLAKMKYSWRVAQETLRMVSPIFSGFRKAVKDIEYDGYLIPKGWQIFWVINMTHMDSSIFPESSKFDPARFKNQASIPPYCFIPFGGGPRICPGYEFARIETLITIHHLVTQFTWKLLADNFFKRDPMPVPTEGLPIQIMPKSTNRTS, translated from the exons ATGGACAGACACACAGAGCTGACAAGTGAAGGGAAGATGGACACCCTCTTCTTAGTTTTGACGTTGCTTATCCCTTTCTTCCTTCTCCTTACCAAGGGAAGAAGATCACCAAAAAGGGTTCCGCCAGGTTCCCTAGGAATTCCCGTTGTAGGCCATAGCCTTCATCTTCTCCGTGCCATGAGAGCCAATACGGCAGAACAATGGCTTCAACAAAGAATACAAAAATATGGTCCGATATCAAAGCTAAGCCTCTTCGGCAAACCTACAGTTTTCATACATGGAAAGGATGCAAACAAGTTTGTATTCACCAGTGATAGCAGCACGCTTTCCAGTAGCCAACCACAATCTGTCAAGAAACTTTTGGGGGATCGATGTTTGCTGGAACTCGGTGGCCAGGATCACAAGCGCGTGAGGGACGCACTTGGCTTGTTTTTGAAGCCTGAATCATTGAAGAGTTACGTGGGAAAAATGGACGAGGAAGTCAGGATCCATATTGCGACGCATTGGGAAGGCAAGCAAGAGGTCAAG GTCCTGCCTTTGATGAAGACACTAACATTCAACATCATTTGCGCCCTTTTGTTTGGGATCGAACGAGGAGCTAGAAGAGAGAAACTTGTGGACTGGTTTCAAGAAATGATAGAAGGGATGTGGTCAATCCCCATTAACTTGCCCTTCACACGCTATAACCGCAGCCTTCAGGCAAGCGCAAGCATTCGAAACATGATGAAGGATTTGATAGGCGAAAAGAGAAGGGAACTTGCAAAGAAGGGTGTTAATCCACAGAAAGACCTCATCAGTTGCATGCTTAGCCCTCGTGATGAAAACAATAGAGAAGTGATAGATGAGAATGAGATTATGGATAATGTTATGCTTGTAATGACTGCAGGACATGACACTTCATCTGTTCTGATAACTTTCCTCGTCCGAATTTTAGCTAATGATCCTTCAATTTATGCAGCTATTCTGAAAG AACAAGAACAGATTGCGAAGAGCAAGCAGAAGGGGGAGTTGTTAACCTGGGATGACCTTGCTAAGATGAAGTACTCATGGAGAGTAGCACAGGAAACCTTGAGAATGGTCTCTCCTATCTTTAGTGGCTTCAGGAAAGCCGTGAAAGATATAGAATACGATGGATACCTAATTCCTAAAGGGTGGCAA ATATTCTGGGTTATAAATATGACACACATGGACAGCAGCATATTTCCAGAATCGTCAAAATTTGATCCAGCAAGATTCAAAAACCAAGCTTCAATCCCACCTTACTGCTTTATTCCATTTGGAGGCGGCCCTCGGATATGTCCAGGATACGAGTTTGCAAGGATTGAAACCCTAATTACAATCCATCATCTTGTAACTCAATTTACATGGAAGTTGCTTGcggataattttttcaaaagggaTCCAATGCCAGTTCCAACTGAAGGACTGCCAATCCAAATCATGCCAAAGTCGACAAACAGGACATCCTAG